One genomic region from Alteromonas pelagimontana encodes:
- a CDS encoding Slp family lipoprotein produces the protein MFLRLIAISFILVLSGCALVPESLEVPEGTQLVSYNRAVTGGDAVRGQTARWGGIIVGVENKPQKTLIEVVHFPVNHYGKPNTSEDTIGRFKAQINGFVDPIIFEEGRPITFVGSVEQPTAGMVGEQPYMYPTLNVQDYHLWRKETVYDVSTLYFNYGTGWYSPFYHPFYRPGWGFGMNGFGHSRVRVIERSNFRPTVKPQPTPAVKRSSSSSSRSSISRDVKVDRK, from the coding sequence ATGTTTCTTCGGTTAATCGCAATTTCATTTATATTGGTATTATCGGGCTGTGCATTAGTGCCCGAAAGCCTTGAAGTGCCAGAAGGTACGCAACTGGTTTCTTATAATCGGGCCGTGACGGGCGGCGACGCTGTTCGTGGTCAGACTGCAAGATGGGGCGGTATTATTGTGGGAGTGGAGAATAAGCCCCAAAAGACCTTGATTGAAGTCGTTCATTTTCCGGTTAACCATTACGGCAAACCTAATACAAGCGAAGATACAATAGGCCGCTTTAAAGCCCAGATAAACGGCTTCGTGGATCCTATTATCTTTGAGGAAGGTCGTCCAATTACTTTCGTTGGTTCAGTAGAACAACCCACTGCGGGGATGGTGGGCGAACAACCTTATATGTACCCTACTCTAAATGTGCAGGACTATCATTTATGGCGTAAAGAAACCGTTTATGACGTTTCTACACTATACTTCAATTATGGAACTGGCTGGTATTCTCCTTTCTACCATCCATTTTATCGTCCAGGCTGGGGATTCGGCATGAACGGATTTGGGCATTCGCGGGTAAGAGTTATTGAACGTAGTAATTTTCGGCCTACCGTGAAACCGCAACCTACCCCTGCGGTGAAGAGAAGCAGTTCCTCGTCCAGCCGTTCTTCGATATCTCGAGATGTTAAGGTTGATCGTAAATAA
- a CDS encoding alpha/beta fold hydrolase, producing MIETEFHAGPLTLGGLDNQGEGQVIIGLHGFLDNAASLEPLFPYLTQYRFISLDLAGHGTSTHRPHGSHYNLVDYLQDLYSLLDHYEFNNVILLGHSLGGILATMYAATFPEQVKGVISIDACGPLTKPTDTIAEQIRTSILSRFKKSRNRLNIVNLEEAVQARCNVSDIKPEHAKAIISRNLTQDAGGHCFWASDPKLRTVSTVRLTEEQAEALMRNVQCPVWFGAASDSFKEVKNSYEARQHWFKNSQCEYFVGGHHIHMEKPELVGTAIRNFVEQL from the coding sequence ATGATTGAAACAGAATTTCACGCGGGTCCGCTAACACTCGGCGGGCTGGATAACCAAGGAGAAGGGCAGGTTATTATTGGCCTTCATGGTTTTCTTGATAATGCTGCGAGCCTGGAGCCGTTGTTTCCTTATCTTACTCAATATCGTTTCATTTCGCTCGACCTGGCGGGTCATGGTACTTCCACCCATCGCCCCCACGGCTCGCATTATAATCTGGTAGATTATCTTCAAGATTTGTATTCTCTGCTGGATCATTACGAGTTTAACAACGTGATCCTGCTTGGACACAGCCTGGGCGGAATTTTGGCTACCATGTATGCAGCAACGTTTCCCGAACAAGTAAAAGGGGTAATAAGTATCGATGCCTGCGGCCCGCTAACGAAACCAACTGACACCATTGCTGAGCAGATCCGCACATCCATCCTCAGCCGTTTCAAAAAATCTCGTAATCGCCTGAACATCGTCAATCTTGAGGAGGCTGTGCAAGCGCGATGCAACGTTTCTGATATTAAGCCTGAACATGCAAAAGCGATTATTTCCCGTAACCTTACTCAAGACGCAGGCGGACATTGTTTTTGGGCCAGCGATCCGAAATTACGTACCGTCTCCACAGTGCGTTTAACTGAAGAGCAGGCTGAGGCGTTAATGCGTAATGTGCAATGTCCGGTTTGGTTTGGAGCGGCGAGTGACAGTTTCAAAGAAGTGAAGAACAGTTATGAAGCGCGTCAGCATTGGTTTAAGAATAGTCAATGTGAATATTTTGTGGGCGGGCACCATATTCATATGGAAAAGCCTGAGCTGGTGGGTACGGCAATCCGTAATTTTGTTGAACAATTGTAA
- the fadD gene encoding long-chain-fatty-acid--CoA ligase FadD — protein MEKTWLKHYDSRVSAEIDPDRYSSIIDIFEQSVEKYSDCTAYINMGHKMSFATLDTLSAQFAAYLQHSGLERGDAVAIMMPNLLQYPVAMFGVLRAGMVVVNVNPLYTSRELKHQLNDSNAKAIIIVENFAATLEKVIKDTPIQHTLLTSLGDMFPAPKRWVVNAVVKHIKKLVPAFTLAGAGSFMSAVKEGRTLTYKKPQLTGESLAFLQYTGGTTGISKGAMLTHRNMIANLEQVSGILETVITPGEDLVVTALPLYHIFALLANCLLFLKYGCPNLLITNPRDMPGFVKELKKYPFAILPGVNTLFNGLLNTPGFSELDFTKFKFGLGGGMAVQRPVAEKWHKVTGTVLLEGYGLTECSPVVAVNPPQIDAYTGAIGLPVPSTDIRLLNDDGIEVPEGEPGEMWVKGPQVMKGYFNRPNETSEILKDDWLATGDIARVDKNGYFYIVDRKKDMILVSGFNVFPNEIEEVAAMHDGIAEAAAIGIPHEASGEAVKLFVVKKDASLTAEQVIAHCRNNLTGYKVPKLVVFKDELPKTNVGKILRRELRD, from the coding sequence GTGGAAAAAACCTGGCTTAAGCATTACGATTCTCGCGTGTCCGCAGAAATTGATCCTGATCGCTATTCTTCTATCATTGATATTTTTGAACAGTCGGTGGAAAAATACAGTGACTGTACGGCCTACATTAATATGGGCCATAAAATGTCGTTTGCGACATTGGATACATTGTCGGCACAATTTGCTGCTTATCTGCAACATTCCGGTTTGGAGCGCGGTGATGCTGTCGCCATTATGATGCCGAATTTGCTGCAGTATCCGGTGGCTATGTTTGGTGTGTTAAGGGCGGGTATGGTGGTGGTTAACGTCAATCCACTTTATACCAGCCGCGAATTGAAGCACCAGCTGAATGATTCTAATGCTAAAGCTATCATTATTGTCGAAAATTTTGCTGCCACGCTTGAAAAGGTTATCAAAGATACTCCCATTCAACACACGTTGCTGACTTCTTTGGGAGATATGTTTCCCGCCCCTAAACGCTGGGTCGTAAATGCGGTAGTTAAGCATATTAAAAAGTTGGTGCCCGCATTTACCCTTGCTGGTGCAGGCTCCTTTATGTCGGCAGTGAAAGAAGGAAGGACGCTGACATACAAAAAACCGCAACTTACCGGTGAATCGTTAGCGTTTTTGCAATATACCGGGGGAACCACAGGGATATCGAAAGGCGCTATGCTGACGCATCGCAATATGATCGCTAACTTAGAGCAGGTGTCCGGAATTCTGGAAACAGTGATAACGCCGGGTGAGGATTTAGTTGTTACCGCATTACCGCTCTACCACATCTTCGCATTACTGGCCAACTGCCTGTTATTTTTGAAGTACGGCTGTCCTAACTTATTGATAACTAATCCTCGTGATATGCCGGGATTTGTGAAGGAGCTGAAGAAATATCCGTTTGCTATTTTGCCCGGGGTCAATACCTTGTTTAATGGGTTACTCAACACGCCTGGATTCAGTGAACTGGATTTCACAAAGTTTAAATTTGGTTTGGGTGGCGGCATGGCTGTACAACGTCCCGTGGCCGAAAAGTGGCATAAGGTAACCGGGACCGTATTGTTAGAAGGCTATGGGCTGACAGAATGTTCGCCTGTGGTAGCCGTTAATCCTCCGCAAATTGATGCCTATACCGGGGCGATTGGTTTACCAGTACCTTCCACTGATATTCGCTTGCTTAACGATGATGGCATTGAAGTGCCAGAAGGCGAACCTGGTGAAATGTGGGTAAAAGGGCCACAGGTAATGAAAGGTTATTTCAACCGACCAAACGAAACAAGCGAAATTCTAAAGGATGACTGGCTTGCCACCGGCGATATCGCCAGGGTAGATAAAAACGGTTACTTCTATATTGTTGATCGGAAAAAGGATATGATCCTCGTATCGGGATTTAATGTTTTTCCCAATGAAATTGAAGAAGTGGCAGCGATGCACGACGGAATAGCTGAGGCAGCAGCGATTGGCATTCCTCATGAAGCGAGTGGGGAAGCCGTTAAGCTTTTTGTCGTAAAAAAAGATGCATCCTTGACCGCTGAACAGGTTATAGCGCATTGCCGCAATAATCTGACCGGATATAAAGTGCCGAAACTTGTTGTATTTAAAGATGAATTGCCTAAAACCAACGTGGGGAAAATTCTGCGTAGGGAACTTCGCGATTAA
- the rnd gene encoding ribonuclease D, producing the protein MDYQLITSNEALAEACQRAQQCKAVALDTEFVRTRTLKPHLGLIQLFDGQQLVLIDPLDITDFSPFILLLENQDVVKILHSCSEDLETFLAAFGVIPFPVFDTQFAASVLGLGASIGYAKLIEELCGVVLDKGESRTDWLARPLSENQLAYAANDVLYLLPAYEQLNGMIHGREKRNWIFAEIQTLAEKKRASMPLEYAYLLIKNNWRLNSRQLTVLQHLAAWRLNRARDKDIALNFVFKEPHLFEAAQQLPEDKKALNRVHGISPQTMRMHGEAIVNIVNQALEEFNQMSPAEHLPRVKRLIDFPEYKKYLAAIKEISSKIAVEQGVSEEILASKKQINQVLKWWWFEIDETKAMGLQPDLLNGWRKPLFQPMLENLLGPVKQYHRPLQKAAE; encoded by the coding sequence ATGGATTATCAATTAATCACTTCTAATGAAGCATTGGCAGAGGCTTGCCAGCGCGCGCAGCAGTGTAAAGCGGTAGCGTTAGATACCGAGTTTGTGCGCACGCGTACACTGAAGCCGCACCTTGGGCTTATACAGTTGTTTGACGGTCAGCAACTGGTGCTTATCGATCCTCTTGACATTACCGACTTTTCTCCCTTTATCTTGTTATTGGAAAATCAGGATGTGGTAAAGATACTGCATTCGTGCTCAGAAGATCTAGAGACCTTTTTAGCCGCGTTCGGCGTTATTCCATTTCCGGTATTCGATACCCAGTTTGCAGCCAGCGTGCTGGGATTGGGGGCGTCGATTGGTTACGCAAAATTAATTGAAGAGCTGTGTGGCGTGGTTTTGGATAAAGGGGAATCGCGCACCGACTGGTTAGCTCGTCCGTTGAGCGAAAACCAACTGGCTTACGCAGCCAACGACGTGTTGTACCTGTTACCTGCATATGAACAGCTTAACGGTATGATTCACGGCCGCGAAAAGCGCAACTGGATTTTTGCAGAAATTCAAACTTTGGCCGAAAAGAAGCGTGCTTCTATGCCCTTGGAGTATGCGTACTTACTCATTAAAAACAACTGGCGGTTGAACAGCAGACAACTAACAGTACTTCAACACCTGGCTGCGTGGCGTCTGAATCGTGCTCGTGATAAAGATATAGCCTTAAATTTTGTGTTCAAAGAGCCGCATTTATTTGAGGCGGCCCAGCAATTGCCGGAAGACAAAAAGGCGTTAAATCGAGTGCACGGGATTTCTCCTCAAACTATGCGTATGCATGGTGAAGCTATCGTGAATATCGTTAATCAAGCTCTTGAGGAGTTTAACCAAATGTCACCTGCTGAGCACCTACCACGGGTAAAGCGGCTCATAGATTTTCCTGAATACAAGAAATATTTGGCGGCCATAAAAGAAATCAGCTCCAAAATAGCCGTTGAACAAGGTGTCAGCGAGGAAATTCTCGCCTCTAAAAAGCAGATAAATCAGGTCCTAAAATGGTGGTGGTTTGAAATTGACGAAACAAAGGCCATGGGTTTACAACCTGATCTTCTAAACGGATGGCGCAAGCCACTTTTCCAACCTATGCTGGAAAATCTTCTTGGTCCTGTTAAGCAGTACCATCGTCCTTTACAGAAGGCTGCCGAATGA
- a CDS encoding YcgL domain-containing protein: MLCAVYRTRRKEGMLLYVPGKDAFQDVPEILLKQFGQPELVMVVPVDKRRTLAGIDVADIKLALQEKGFYLQMPPKQEDWLAEHRVAIGLPAKPDKK; this comes from the coding sequence ATGCTTTGTGCAGTTTATAGAACTCGTCGTAAAGAGGGCATGTTGCTATATGTGCCTGGCAAAGACGCATTTCAGGATGTACCTGAAATTTTGTTAAAACAGTTTGGCCAACCTGAATTGGTAATGGTGGTGCCGGTCGACAAGCGGCGGACTCTTGCTGGTATTGATGTAGCGGATATTAAATTAGCGCTGCAGGAAAAAGGTTTTTATCTCCAAATGCCGCCCAAACAGGAAGACTGGCTGGCGGAACATCGAGTAGCAATAGGATTGCCTGCTAAACCGGATAAAAAGTAG
- a CDS encoding lytic murein transglycosylase, with amino-acid sequence MVYFISFHFAWAEEKTEAGFKSYLTQLKQEATAKGYENAFLENVMANIQFRPTVVKSDRNQPEKKITLDTYLATRVPDWKVKQAVELYQKNQALLEEIGKKYGVQPRFIVALWGNESNFGKIQGKFDVLSALTSLAYEGRRETLFKKQFFAALEILQEGHTTVESFKGSWAGAMGQSQFMPTSFLAYAVDYDGDGKKDIWNNQADVFASIAHFLSSEGWDDQSTWGRQVVFREGYAGTHAGLDKKEYVPLSTWQARGVRRYNGNDLPDVNIPASLIMPDGKDGRLYLVYNNFHTLMKWNRSSYFGIAVGYLSDRIKRGY; translated from the coding sequence ATCGTTTATTTTATAAGTTTTCATTTTGCTTGGGCAGAAGAAAAAACCGAAGCCGGATTCAAGAGTTATCTCACACAACTCAAGCAAGAAGCCACGGCGAAGGGCTACGAGAATGCTTTTCTTGAAAACGTGATGGCTAACATTCAGTTTCGCCCCACGGTGGTGAAATCGGATCGTAACCAGCCCGAAAAAAAGATCACCCTGGATACCTATCTGGCTACGCGGGTTCCCGATTGGAAGGTGAAACAGGCCGTTGAGCTGTATCAAAAGAACCAGGCGCTACTGGAGGAAATAGGCAAAAAGTACGGTGTTCAGCCTCGTTTTATTGTGGCGTTGTGGGGAAATGAATCTAACTTTGGCAAAATCCAGGGCAAGTTCGATGTGCTTTCTGCGTTGACGTCCTTGGCGTACGAAGGGCGTCGGGAAACCTTATTCAAGAAACAGTTTTTTGCTGCCTTAGAAATTTTGCAGGAAGGGCATACGACAGTAGAAAGCTTCAAAGGCTCCTGGGCTGGCGCTATGGGGCAAAGCCAGTTTATGCCAACCTCTTTTCTTGCCTATGCAGTAGATTACGATGGTGACGGTAAGAAAGATATCTGGAACAATCAAGCGGATGTTTTTGCGTCAATAGCTCACTTCTTATCTTCTGAAGGTTGGGATGATCAAAGTACATGGGGGCGGCAGGTTGTTTTTCGCGAAGGCTATGCTGGTACGCATGCGGGGTTGGACAAAAAAGAGTATGTGCCGTTATCCACGTGGCAGGCAAGAGGGGTGCGTCGCTATAATGGCAATGACTTACCTGATGTCAATATTCCCGCTTCGTTAATTATGCCTGATGGTAAAGATGGGCGCCTTTACCTGGTCTACAATAACTTTCATACACTAATGAAATGGAACCGTTCAAGCTATTTCGGTATAGCTGTCGGGTATCTTTCCGACCGTATAAAGCGAGGCTACTGA
- a CDS encoding fumarylacetoacetate hydrolase family protein: MYQHLDSLGLPVDLPLGKVVCVGRNYLDHVQEMQSEVPAEPLLFMKPVNALCHLSQPLSIPADKGECHNELEIAVLLKQRLCHATHDDVEAAIWGVGLALDLTLRDVQRTLKAQGHPWERAKAFDFSCPVSGFVPISQVPDLQNIEFTLTVNGEARQAGNSNMMLRGIVDLISHMSSVFTLDAGDIILTGTPKGVGPLTSEDSVSATLADKITVETSVQAL, encoded by the coding sequence ATGTACCAGCATTTAGACAGTTTGGGTTTACCGGTGGATTTACCATTAGGAAAAGTCGTATGCGTTGGGCGCAATTATCTGGATCATGTACAAGAAATGCAGTCAGAGGTACCGGCTGAACCATTGTTATTTATGAAGCCCGTAAACGCGTTATGCCATTTATCGCAGCCGCTTTCGATACCTGCGGATAAAGGCGAATGTCACAATGAACTTGAAATAGCAGTATTACTAAAACAGCGTCTTTGTCATGCGACTCATGATGATGTAGAGGCTGCTATATGGGGAGTCGGCTTAGCGCTGGATCTGACGTTGCGAGATGTCCAGCGTACACTGAAAGCGCAAGGGCATCCTTGGGAAAGAGCAAAGGCTTTCGATTTTAGTTGTCCCGTATCGGGCTTTGTTCCAATATCTCAAGTTCCCGACCTACAGAACATCGAGTTTACGCTAACAGTTAACGGCGAGGCCCGTCAGGCTGGAAATTCGAACATGATGCTTCGTGGCATCGTGGACTTGATTAGTCATATGTCTAGTGTTTTTACACTGGATGCTGGTGATATTATTTTGACAGGTACGCCAAAAGGAGTGGGGCCTTTAACTTCTGAAGATTCAGTTTCAGCGACGTTAGCTGACAAGATCACTGTAGAAACAAGTGTGCAGGCATTATGA
- a CDS encoding YcgN family cysteine cluster protein, with amino-acid sequence MSEPFWETTSLEDMNEQQWEALCDGCGKCCLHKFIDDDEAEEAAPTSHINANEHVHFTNIACSLLNTKTCSCSQYFQRTQLVPDCVKLTKENLKDIFFMPPSCSYRRLHEGRGLPSWHPLLNRGKKTAMHKSGMSIRGKTVFETDVNLEEFEEYIAIWPLEDID; translated from the coding sequence ATGAGCGAACCATTTTGGGAAACAACTTCACTGGAAGATATGAATGAGCAGCAGTGGGAAGCACTTTGTGATGGCTGCGGAAAGTGCTGCTTACATAAATTTATTGATGACGATGAAGCCGAAGAAGCGGCGCCAACGTCGCATATTAACGCCAATGAACACGTTCACTTTACCAATATTGCCTGTTCACTACTAAACACGAAGACCTGCAGTTGCAGCCAGTATTTTCAACGCACACAGCTTGTACCTGATTGCGTAAAATTGACCAAAGAAAACCTCAAAGACATCTTTTTCATGCCGCCTAGTTGCAGTTACCGACGTTTACACGAAGGCAGAGGCTTACCATCATGGCACCCACTTCTCAATCGCGGGAAGAAAACTGCAATGCACAAAAGTGGAATGTCGATAAGAGGTAAAACAGTATTTGAAACCGATGTGAATTTAGAAGAATTCGAAGAATATATTGCTATTTGGCCGCTAGAGGATATTGATTAA
- a CDS encoding GNAT family N-acetyltransferase has product MLCEAAQKSVHHVRPWLGSGCCPVTPVAARQCIDELEQKRERSYGITYLLVMEDSCLGMGLINYVHPVHRSANLGYWIRPEACGQGLAVALCKSLQKLAFLQMDLCRLELYIEPNNKASLRVAEKLGAEKEGLCRKRIFGRDALLYSLTT; this is encoded by the coding sequence ATGTTGTGCGAAGCAGCACAGAAGTCCGTTCATCACGTTCGGCCATGGCTGGGTTCCGGTTGTTGTCCGGTCACACCTGTGGCTGCACGGCAGTGTATTGATGAGTTGGAGCAGAAACGCGAGAGGAGCTACGGCATAACCTATTTGTTAGTAATGGAAGACTCCTGTTTAGGAATGGGTCTGATAAATTATGTTCATCCGGTACACCGTAGCGCAAATCTGGGTTATTGGATTAGGCCTGAAGCATGCGGACAAGGCTTAGCTGTTGCCTTGTGTAAAAGCTTGCAAAAGCTGGCTTTTCTGCAAATGGATTTATGTCGACTGGAGCTTTATATCGAACCCAACAACAAAGCCAGCTTACGTGTAGCTGAAAAACTTGGGGCCGAGAAAGAGGGATTATGCCGTAAACGCATATTTGGTCGGGACGCTTTGCTTTACAGCCTTACGACATAG
- the dsbB gene encoding disulfide bond formation protein DsbB, with amino-acid sequence MSLVYGMSRWAEHKSAWLLLFLSSLALEIAALYFQYGLGLEPCIMCIYQRTAMYGIVFSSLLVLIFNNGITRMIGFAGWAVSAGWGWMIAREHVEILNASNPFFASCEIIPNFPSFMPLHEWLPAVFAAKGDCTEDSWQFLDMGMAEWMIIIFGIYFVLFLFAFGSRLLDKKLF; translated from the coding sequence ATGTCGTTGGTATATGGAATGAGTCGCTGGGCAGAGCATAAGTCTGCCTGGTTGCTACTCTTTTTATCGTCGTTAGCGCTGGAAATAGCGGCGCTTTATTTTCAGTACGGGCTGGGGCTTGAGCCCTGCATCATGTGCATTTATCAACGCACAGCGATGTACGGCATCGTGTTTTCTTCACTACTGGTACTCATTTTCAATAACGGTATCACCCGCATGATCGGGTTTGCTGGCTGGGCCGTCTCTGCGGGCTGGGGCTGGATGATTGCTCGTGAGCATGTTGAAATTTTAAACGCCAGTAATCCCTTTTTTGCCAGCTGTGAAATTATTCCTAACTTCCCTTCGTTTATGCCGTTGCATGAATGGTTGCCGGCTGTTTTCGCTGCCAAAGGCGACTGTACGGAAGATAGCTGGCAATTCCTGGATATGGGAATGGCAGAGTGGATGATAATTATTTTTGGCATTTATTTCGTGCTCTTTTTGTTTGCCTTCGGATCGCGGTTGTTGGACAAGAAACTCTTTTGA